From the Desulfosarcina sp. BuS5 genome, one window contains:
- the hutH gene encoding histidine ammonia-lyase produces MKKKFIGLEGMSLQELASIARDQVKVKLTEGSKKRILASRNLVEQWLKEEKAVYGITTGFGALSDVRISRLDTRKLQKNILMSHACGVGNPFDEEIVRAVLALRIKDLARGNSGIRLETVNFLVEILNRGVCPLIPEKGSVGASGDLAPLAHLGLVLIGLGEARYKNCSMSGKEALRLCGLSPLSLEAGEGLALLNGTQVMTGIGGLTVYDSLRLAKIIDIAAAMSLEVLLGSRTEFDARIHKLRPHPGQITAAGNMDRIIHDSEIISSHKDCGRIQDAYTLRCSPQVHGASRDAIEYAMKTIETEINSSTNNPLIFPESGDFLLGGNFHGQPVALAMDFLGIAVSELANISERRIERLVNPKLSGLPAFLVNDGGLNSGFMIAQYTAAALVSENKVLSHPASVDSIPTSANKEDHVSMGTIAARKCREIVKNAEHVVAIELLCGAQAMDLFTNIKPGKGTMAAYRAIRSTVKHLDNDRILYKDIEALKQLIQNEKILEAVEAEVGAIA; encoded by the coding sequence ATGAAAAAAAAATTTATAGGTTTGGAAGGGATGTCATTACAAGAACTCGCATCCATCGCGAGGGACCAGGTTAAGGTAAAACTGACTGAAGGTTCAAAAAAACGGATTCTTGCATCCCGCAACCTGGTGGAACAATGGTTAAAAGAAGAAAAGGCGGTATACGGAATTACCACCGGATTCGGTGCCCTGAGTGATGTGAGGATATCACGTCTGGATACCCGCAAGCTCCAAAAAAATATTCTTATGAGCCATGCATGCGGTGTAGGGAATCCGTTTGATGAAGAGATTGTCCGGGCTGTGCTGGCACTTCGTATCAAAGACCTGGCCCGGGGGAATTCAGGCATCCGGCTTGAAACCGTCAATTTTCTGGTTGAGATTCTGAACCGCGGTGTTTGCCCTTTGATTCCTGAAAAAGGGTCAGTGGGCGCCAGCGGCGACCTTGCGCCCCTGGCACATCTCGGACTTGTATTGATCGGCCTGGGAGAAGCAAGATACAAAAACTGCAGTATGTCGGGGAAAGAAGCCCTCCGGTTATGCGGCCTGTCGCCGTTAAGTCTTGAAGCAGGCGAAGGCCTTGCACTTCTAAACGGAACTCAAGTCATGACCGGGATTGGGGGCCTGACTGTATACGACTCCCTGAGACTGGCAAAGATTATAGATATTGCTGCGGCCATGAGCCTGGAAGTACTCCTGGGCAGCAGAACGGAATTCGACGCCAGAATACATAAGCTCAGGCCCCATCCCGGGCAGATTACGGCTGCCGGCAATATGGATCGAATTATTCATGATAGTGAAATAATCAGCTCGCACAAAGACTGCGGGCGTATCCAGGATGCATATACATTACGATGCTCGCCACAAGTGCATGGCGCCAGCCGGGATGCGATTGAATATGCGATGAAAACAATTGAGACAGAAATAAATTCTTCCACAAACAATCCCCTTATCTTTCCTGAATCCGGCGATTTTCTGCTGGGCGGAAATTTCCACGGTCAGCCGGTAGCCCTTGCAATGGATTTTCTCGGTATCGCCGTTTCCGAACTGGCGAATATATCAGAGCGGCGGATAGAACGTCTTGTAAACCCCAAGCTGAGCGGCCTGCCGGCGTTTCTTGTAAATGACGGAGGACTTAATTCCGGTTTTATGATCGCTCAATATACCGCTGCAGCGCTTGTTTCCGAAAACAAGGTGTTGTCGCATCCTGCAAGTGTGGATTCCATTCCAACCTCTGCCAATAAGGAAGATCATGTTTCCATGGGAACCATTGCAGCCAGAAAATGCAGGGAAATAGTTAAGAATGCTGAGCATGTCGTTGCTATTGAATTGCTGTGCGGCGCTCAGGCGATGGACCTTTTTACAAATATAAAACCAGGTAAAGGCACTATGGCCGCATACAGAGCAATCAGGAGTACGGTAAAACATCTGGATAACGATCGTATTCTATACAAGGATATTGAAGCATTAAAACAGCTTATACAGAATGAAAAGATTCTGGAAGCTGTGGAAGCAGAGGTGGGGGCAATTGCTTAG
- a CDS encoding type II toxin-antitoxin system HicB family antitoxin, with protein MRDYHINIFYSDDDGGYIADIPDLEACSAFGDTPDEALCEVQKAKSLWLEAAKSKGKSIPQPKYRPIIYQALSA; from the coding sequence ATGCGTGACTATCATATCAACATTTTCTATTCTGATGATGACGGTGGTTATATTGCTGACATCCCTGATCTTGAAGCATGTTCAGCATTCGGAGATACACCTGATGAGGCACTATGTGAAGTCCAAAAGGCCAAATCGCTATGGCTTGAGGCTGCCAAATCAAAGGGTAAGTCAATTCCACAACCTAAATATCGCCCGATTATTTATCAGGCACTATCTGCTTAA
- a CDS encoding transposase produces the protein MRKNYSGKFKTKVVVDVMKEQETVAELSSKYEIHRSLLTRWKKEAIERLPGILSTTKKKGNDDQKLIEVLYQKISQLEVENDWLKKG, from the coding sequence ATGAGAAAAAATTACAGTGGAAAATTTAAAACCAAAGTTGTCGTTGATGTTATGAAAGAACAGGAGACAGTAGCAGAATTATCATCTAAGTATGAGATTCATCGCTCACTGCTCACAAGATGGAAAAAGGAGGCCATAGAAAGATTACCAGGAATCCTTTCGACAACAAAGAAGAAGGGAAATGATGATCAAAAATTGATAGAAGTCCTATACCAAAAGATCAGTCAACTCGAAGTAGAGAATGACTGGCTAAAAAAAGGTTGA
- a CDS encoding IS1 family transposase, producing the protein MQNTANTALTLFCPRKSCKCYQSTENKITKDGVYITKSDFEPRQMFYCNGGKHRFSETGYSDLFGKHGSFKEYEQTAKLNSYGLGTDAIADVLQKDRRTIEQRQKAIGQKGQQFHLFLCFTIGLTIVFLQMDELWSYLKNKSQQLWVFIALESTTKFWIGFELGSRTTYTANRLVKGIKKLGKWGKDNILKVATDKLAAYKNALENIMSEIPYAYLQIVKRRIKRRLVTVKKYFVKGTVKDFPGKSQNTSFIERLNLTLRQHISYLQRKTLGYCKNKLNFSNVMWINLFNYNYIQFHKSLRIRINNENEKFIKKYNHNTPAMQMGLTNSPLNWRYLITVPIPCK; encoded by the coding sequence ATGCAAAATACAGCAAATACAGCCCTAACACTTTTTTGTCCCAGGAAAAGCTGCAAATGTTATCAATCAACCGAGAACAAAATCACCAAGGATGGAGTTTACATAACAAAATCCGATTTTGAGCCAAGACAAATGTTTTACTGCAATGGTGGCAAACATAGATTCTCAGAAACAGGATATTCCGATCTTTTTGGAAAGCATGGCAGTTTTAAAGAATATGAGCAAACGGCAAAGCTAAACTCTTACGGCCTTGGCACTGATGCAATTGCCGATGTACTTCAAAAAGATCGAAGGACAATTGAACAACGGCAAAAAGCTATTGGGCAAAAAGGCCAGCAATTTCACCTATTTCTTTGTTTTACTATCGGACTTACCATTGTATTTCTCCAGATGGATGAACTATGGTCTTACCTTAAAAATAAAAGTCAACAATTATGGGTTTTTATCGCTCTTGAATCCACAACAAAATTCTGGATCGGTTTCGAGTTGGGTTCAAGAACAACTTACACTGCAAACCGTTTAGTAAAGGGCATTAAAAAGTTGGGCAAATGGGGAAAAGATAATATATTAAAGGTCGCTACAGATAAATTAGCGGCTTACAAAAATGCGCTCGAAAACATTATGTCTGAAATTCCTTATGCTTACCTGCAAATTGTTAAGCGCCGAATAAAGCGTCGGCTTGTAACAGTTAAAAAATATTTTGTAAAAGGTACTGTAAAAGATTTCCCTGGAAAAAGCCAAAACACCTCATTTATTGAGAGACTGAACCTTACCCTGAGGCAACATATCTCCTATCTTCAGAGAAAAACCCTGGGGTATTGCAAGAACAAGCTGAATTTTAGTAATGTAATGTGGATTAACTTATTCAACTATAATTACATACAATTTCATAAGAGCTTACGAATACGAATTAACAATGAAAACGAGAAATTTATAAAAAAGTATAACCATAATACACCGGCAATGCAGATGGGACTTACGAATTCTCCACTAAACTGGAGATATCTCATTACAGTCCCAATACCTTGTAAGTAG
- the murJ gene encoding murein biosynthesis integral membrane protein MurJ — protein MQKTDFSLQPVSENRRVAKAAGVVGAATLLSRIFGFARDVVIAYFFGAGLSSDAFFVAFRIPNLLRRLFAEGSLSIAFIPVFSEYLAKRGSEEAFKMARSAMRLLSVILVLVAMTGILLSPIIIRLIAPGFIDSPEKLSLTILLTRIMFPYIFFIGLVALAMGILNVLDHFAAPALAPVFLNFAMICSVFILSPHLENPVVGLAIGVIAGGILQLSLQIPFLIKKKFYFWKKTTFFHPGLKKIGLLMLPAIFGAAVYQINILIGTLLASLLPEGSVSYLYYADRLVQFPLGIFAIATATAVLPSLSRQAAANDMKDFKKTFTFAMKLVLFITIPSMIGLIVLREPIVALLFKRGAFSPEAVRLTAFALLCYSTGLWAFSSVRIVVSTFYALQDTKTPAKMAVYSIIANLVLGIILMGPLAHGGLALATALSSMLNLGLLLLILKRKLGSLGWRSISVSACKTTLSSIIMGAIVWYVSIHLISAQDSTLTELLSGIAVSVTMGAIVFGLSAFFLKSRELASVFEIVKQRYGKN, from the coding sequence ATGCAAAAAACAGATTTTTCATTGCAGCCTGTTTCTGAAAACAGGAGAGTTGCCAAAGCAGCCGGTGTTGTGGGTGCCGCTACACTTTTAAGCCGAATTTTCGGCTTTGCCAGAGACGTTGTGATAGCATATTTTTTTGGCGCAGGACTCAGTTCAGATGCTTTTTTTGTGGCTTTCAGGATACCGAATCTCCTCAGAAGACTTTTCGCCGAAGGGTCATTAAGTATAGCCTTTATCCCTGTATTCAGTGAGTATCTTGCCAAACGGGGCAGCGAGGAAGCCTTTAAAATGGCAAGATCAGCCATGCGGCTCCTTTCTGTTATACTTGTTCTCGTCGCCATGACCGGGATATTACTCTCTCCCATAATCATACGTCTCATAGCGCCCGGATTTATCGATTCTCCTGAAAAACTCTCCCTTACCATCCTGCTTACACGGATAATGTTTCCCTATATTTTCTTTATCGGTCTGGTTGCTCTTGCAATGGGCATACTCAATGTGCTTGATCACTTCGCGGCCCCGGCACTGGCCCCTGTTTTTTTAAATTTTGCAATGATATGCTCTGTTTTTATACTTTCACCCCATCTTGAAAATCCGGTAGTCGGACTTGCCATAGGGGTAATCGCAGGTGGAATTCTACAGCTCTCTCTCCAGATTCCGTTTCTTATTAAAAAAAAATTCTATTTCTGGAAAAAAACTACCTTTTTTCATCCCGGGCTTAAAAAAATCGGTCTGCTCATGCTGCCTGCCATCTTCGGTGCGGCAGTTTACCAGATTAACATTCTTATTGGAACTCTTCTTGCATCACTGCTTCCCGAAGGGAGTGTATCTTATCTCTATTATGCCGACCGTCTGGTACAGTTTCCCCTTGGAATTTTTGCAATCGCCACCGCCACCGCCGTACTGCCCAGTCTCTCCCGGCAGGCTGCTGCAAATGATATGAAGGACTTTAAAAAAACATTTACCTTTGCCATGAAACTGGTACTTTTTATAACGATTCCGTCTATGATCGGTCTTATTGTTTTAAGAGAGCCAATAGTAGCGCTGCTTTTTAAAAGAGGGGCTTTCAGTCCGGAGGCGGTTCGATTAACCGCCTTCGCTCTTTTATGTTATTCCACCGGATTATGGGCCTTTTCTTCGGTAAGAATTGTTGTTTCCACATTTTATGCTCTGCAGGATACTAAAACTCCTGCAAAAATGGCTGTTTATTCGATTATTGCAAATCTTGTTTTAGGAATCATTCTTATGGGACCTCTTGCCCATGGAGGACTGGCTCTGGCCACAGCTCTATCATCAATGCTGAATCTCGGTCTGCTCTTGCTAATATTAAAAAGAAAACTCGGTTCATTGGGTTGGCGCAGCATTTCTGTTTCAGCCTGCAAAACAACTCTATCTTCCATAATAATGGGAGCTATTGTATGGTATGTTTCTATCCATCTTATATCAGCCCAAGACAGTACCTTGACAGAACTTCTGTCTGGAATTGCGGTATCCGTGACAATGGGCGCTATTGTCTTTGGATTATCAGCCTTTTTTCTTAAAAGCCGGGAACTTGCTTCCGTATTCGAAATAGTAAAACAAAGGTATGGAAAAAATTGA
- a CDS encoding aminotransferase class I/II-fold pyridoxal phosphate-dependent enzyme, protein MNPIAKELNQVIQNGNPFLMEMLSEIGKNLFFPKGILLQSAEAKEKAHKLNATIGIATEEGSTMHFHSIMHNIKSFRPRESLTYAPSLGISELREEWRMSQFNKNPSLAGKMLSLPVVTCGITHAISVFADLWVDPGDAIIFPDMMWGNYNLILSTRKGARISKYVMFDDNGGFNLKGFEKKVNEEAEKNSKIIVMLNFPNNPTGYTITEQECDGIVKILVKTAQNGTNVIAVADDAYFGLFYEENILKESIFAHLADIHPRLLAVKLDGATKENFVWGLRIGFITYGGKIENNAESVYDALVRKTGGTVRGSISNASHLGQSVVLRSMRDKDYPAEKQEKFDILCRRAIRVKEVLGFPKYQEAWDVYPFNSGYFMCIRLKSTDAEALRVHILDKYGVGLISMGPSNLRVAFSCLEEKDIEELFDTVLKGVEDLET, encoded by the coding sequence ATGAATCCTATTGCAAAAGAGTTAAATCAGGTCATTCAAAACGGAAATCCCTTTTTGATGGAGATGCTGTCTGAAATCGGAAAAAATCTTTTTTTCCCTAAAGGTATTTTACTGCAGAGCGCCGAGGCTAAAGAAAAAGCGCATAAATTAAATGCTACCATAGGAATCGCCACGGAAGAGGGCAGCACTATGCATTTCCATTCAATTATGCATAATATTAAAAGTTTCCGTCCAAGAGAATCATTAACCTATGCGCCATCCTTGGGGATTTCCGAATTAAGGGAAGAGTGGCGGATGTCCCAGTTTAACAAGAATCCTTCCCTGGCAGGCAAGATGCTCAGTCTCCCGGTTGTCACATGCGGTATAACCCATGCAATCAGTGTTTTTGCAGATCTTTGGGTCGATCCCGGCGATGCAATTATTTTTCCTGATATGATGTGGGGTAACTATAATCTTATATTAAGTACAAGAAAAGGAGCCAGAATATCAAAATATGTCATGTTTGATGATAATGGCGGATTTAATCTAAAAGGTTTTGAAAAAAAGGTTAATGAAGAGGCTGAAAAAAACAGCAAAATTATTGTTATGCTGAATTTTCCAAACAATCCCACAGGGTATACCATTACCGAACAAGAGTGTGACGGTATAGTCAAAATTCTTGTAAAGACCGCGCAAAACGGAACCAACGTGATTGCCGTAGCGGATGATGCCTATTTCGGTCTTTTTTATGAGGAGAATATTCTAAAAGAATCGATTTTTGCTCATCTCGCAGACATACATCCAAGGCTGCTGGCTGTTAAGCTGGACGGAGCCACAAAGGAAAATTTTGTATGGGGCTTAAGGATCGGCTTTATTACATACGGGGGTAAGATAGAAAATAATGCCGAATCGGTTTATGATGCCCTGGTCAGGAAGACGGGAGGCACAGTAAGAGGTTCAATTTCCAATGCGTCGCATCTGGGCCAGTCTGTTGTATTGAGATCAATGAGAGATAAAGACTATCCTGCGGAAAAACAGGAGAAGTTTGATATACTTTGCAGGAGAGCCATACGCGTAAAAGAGGTACTTGGGTTTCCTAAATATCAGGAGGCATGGGACGTTTATCCTTTTAATTCGGGATATTTTATGTGTATAAGGCTTAAATCAACTGATGCTGAGGCTCTAAGAGTTCATATCCTCGATAAATACGGAGTCGGACTTATCTCGATGGGTCCCAGTAATCTCAGGGTTGCTTTTTCATGCCTTGAAGAGAAGGACATAGAAGAATTGTTTGATACTGTTCTTAAGGGAGTGGAAGACCTTGAAACTTGA
- a CDS encoding type II toxin-antitoxin system HicA family toxin, translating into MNRKKILQKILSGSKNIKFSDMVNLVKGFGFNLSRTDGSHHIFVRPGIPELINLQNLKGQAKPYQIRQFLKLIEKHNLKLKENE; encoded by the coding sequence ATGAACAGGAAAAAAATACTTCAAAAAATACTTTCTGGATCGAAAAACATAAAATTTTCTGATATGGTAAATCTTGTTAAAGGTTTTGGCTTCAATCTTTCAAGAACTGATGGAAGCCACCACATTTTCGTTCGACCAGGCATCCCGGAGCTTATTAATCTTCAAAATTTAAAAGGTCAGGCAAAACCATATCAAATTCGTCAATTTTTGAAACTTATCGAAAAGCATAATCTGAAATTGAAGGAGAATGAATAA
- a CDS encoding integron integrase, with translation MAYKKEHVKERFRPKPGKLLDQVREVMHYHHYAIRTEKTYIKWILDYIRFNGTRHPREMGKPEIERFLSHLAVNRKLAPSTQNQALHAIIFLYKYVLDMPLNDYIDATRSKKQKRLPRVLSQSEISEFFKHISGTKELMAKLLYGSGLRLMECIRLRVKDVDFENHQIIARDGKGGKDRATVLPKPIREDLRLHLKGVRKLFEQDLAEGRADVYMPHALAKKYSGAGKSWLWQWVFPAKNYSKDPRTKKIRRHHAHETGLQKAVANAAKKAGINKRVGPHVLRHSFATHMLEAGKDIRRVQELLGHADVRTTMIYTNVMITNFETLGSPLDNLDND, from the coding sequence ATGGCATATAAGAAAGAACATGTAAAGGAGAGGTTTCGCCCAAAACCAGGTAAGCTTTTAGATCAAGTGCGTGAGGTAATGCACTATCATCATTACGCAATCCGGACAGAAAAAACGTATATAAAATGGATATTGGATTATATCCGTTTTAATGGGACCCGGCACCCTCGGGAAATGGGTAAACCGGAGATCGAGCGGTTTTTAAGTCATCTTGCTGTTAACAGAAAGCTGGCGCCTTCAACACAGAATCAGGCGCTTCATGCAATTATTTTTCTTTACAAATATGTTTTGGACATGCCGCTTAACGATTACATCGACGCGACCCGTTCGAAAAAGCAGAAAAGACTGCCGAGGGTGTTGAGTCAGTCGGAGATCAGTGAATTTTTTAAACACATCAGCGGAACCAAGGAATTGATGGCAAAGCTCTTGTACGGTTCAGGCTTGCGCCTGATGGAATGTATACGGCTTCGAGTAAAGGATGTAGATTTTGAAAATCATCAGATTATTGCGCGGGACGGAAAGGGAGGAAAAGACAGGGCAACCGTTTTGCCAAAGCCTATCCGGGAAGACTTGCGGTTGCATCTAAAAGGGGTCCGAAAGCTTTTTGAGCAAGACCTGGCGGAGGGACGGGCGGATGTATATATGCCGCATGCATTGGCAAAGAAATATTCGGGGGCTGGAAAGTCGTGGCTGTGGCAATGGGTTTTCCCCGCGAAGAATTATTCAAAAGATCCAAGGACTAAAAAAATTCGTCGACACCATGCCCATGAAACCGGTTTACAGAAAGCGGTTGCAAATGCCGCGAAAAAGGCAGGCATTAATAAGCGGGTGGGCCCGCATGTTCTCCGTCATTCGTTTGCAACCCATATGCTGGAAGCTGGCAAGGATATTCGGCGAGTGCAGGAACTCTTAGGGCACGCGGACGTGCGGACAACCATGATCTATACCAATGTGATGATTACAAATTTCGAAACCCTGGGAAGTCCGCTGGATAATCTGGATAACGATTGA
- a CDS encoding transposase, with translation MARKARIDAPGALHHIIVRGIERKKIFRSDYDRRNFLNRLNNLIPETQTECFAWVLIPNHVHLLLKTGLIPVSVLMSRLLTGYAVWFNKKYRRHGQLFQNRYKSILCQEDIYLKELVRYIHLNPLRAGLVEDMKSLDKYKWCGHSVLMNKASEEWQNIDYVYKLFSGKKRLAIKGYRAFVEKGISAGKRQDLTGGGLLRSIGGWSVLKDFRKAGIRVKGDERILGDSDFVENVLKAAEEEFEQKYELRAKGYDFNRVIQRVAEVMGMEIEQVTAFGKSPPTVKARSLLCFWAHRKLGMTTIEIGKKLNICQSAVSRSSIRGEKIERENRFELIG, from the coding sequence ATGGCACGAAAAGCGAGAATAGATGCACCTGGAGCACTGCATCATATAATTGTCAGGGGGATAGAACGTAAGAAAATTTTCAGATCAGATTATGATCGGAGAAACTTTTTAAATCGGCTCAATAATTTGATTCCTGAAACACAAACCGAGTGTTTTGCATGGGTATTGATTCCAAACCACGTCCACTTATTATTAAAAACCGGATTGATTCCGGTTTCTGTGTTAATGAGTCGTTTGCTCACCGGATACGCGGTATGGTTCAATAAGAAATACCGTCGCCACGGTCAACTTTTTCAAAACAGGTACAAGTCGATTTTATGCCAGGAAGATATATATCTAAAGGAATTGGTGCGTTATATCCACTTAAACCCGTTGAGGGCGGGTCTTGTGGAAGATATGAAAAGCCTGGATAAATATAAGTGGTGCGGTCACAGTGTTCTGATGAATAAAGCCAGTGAGGAATGGCAGAATATCGATTATGTTTATAAACTGTTTTCCGGCAAAAAAAGATTGGCAATAAAAGGGTATCGAGCGTTTGTGGAAAAAGGTATAAGCGCAGGTAAACGGCAGGATCTTACCGGTGGTGGATTATTAAGGAGTATAGGCGGCTGGTCGGTTCTCAAAGATTTTCGCAAAGCAGGCATACGTGTTAAGGGAGATGAACGCATTTTAGGTGACAGTGATTTTGTTGAAAATGTTTTAAAGGCCGCCGAAGAAGAATTTGAGCAGAAATATGAATTAAGAGCCAAAGGTTATGATTTCAATCGGGTAATACAGCGGGTTGCCGAAGTGATGGGCATGGAGATTGAGCAGGTAACGGCTTTCGGGAAATCACCGCCAACAGTTAAAGCGCGAAGTCTTTTATGTTTTTGGGCTCATCGAAAGCTCGGCATGACAACCATTGAAATTGGAAAAAAGCTGAATATATGCCAATCAGCGGTAAGTCGTTCATCCATAAGGGGTGAAAAAATTGAAAGAGAAAACAGATTTGAGTTGATAGGGTAA
- a CDS encoding FtsB family cell division protein — MNGTKKIFLPLIICFLLVLMLAAIFGSNGLLELNLLKQERDTIIKKNNIIQNRNLALYREIERLKYDKDYIESVARHELGLIGKDDIILKVKP; from the coding sequence TTGAACGGAACAAAAAAAATCTTTTTACCTTTAATAATATGTTTTCTCCTTGTATTGATGCTGGCCGCCATATTTGGAAGTAACGGACTGCTTGAGCTAAACCTGCTTAAACAAGAGCGGGACACGATTATTAAAAAAAATAATATAATTCAAAACCGGAACCTGGCCCTTTACCGCGAAATTGAACGCTTAAAGTATGACAAGGATTATATTGAATCTGTGGCCAGACACGAATTGGGCCTGATAGGAAAAGATGATATCATATTAAAAGTAAAACCTTAA
- a CDS encoding class I adenylate-forming enzyme family protein yields the protein MKNNSLNSFFLDNFSKHGNKTALTFFRGNSVETVISYKELIQDSSSMAGALINLGIEKGDRVIIYLDKSIVFVVAHLALQRLGAVTVPLNPGFKKNELYYFIKDTETKLILCGIRHEKMIKEIDHEIKTLLLNTAIPYQDLDLFRPASIMLTDPKPEPGPDDHGLIIYTSGTTGKPKGALLTQRNLIHDACNIIKKWEISETDVLCHALPLFHVHGLCFALHTALVAGSHVLIPDEFSPDNVINLLSKKEGRHVCSIFMAVPSMYVKMMDFIRNKRYDFSHMRLWTSGSAPLPAKDFERIKALFGQEPVEREGMSETGMNFSNPLHGTRKPGSIGLPMPGLEVRIVNLETFKDVSPGEEGEIWLKGPSITPGYWRKPDETAQAFEKGWFRTGDLGRIDKNGYYYLTDRCKHIIISGGENISPKEIEGIINLLEDVLESSVIGMPDEKWGERVMAAVVVKSDTSLDAGTIQQFCRKHFHDWKCPKEIFFLKELPKNAMGKIMKEEIKKIYARSKKI from the coding sequence ATGAAAAATAACTCGCTTAACAGCTTTTTTTTAGATAATTTCTCCAAGCACGGAAACAAAACCGCCCTGACTTTTTTCAGGGGCAATTCTGTTGAGACCGTAATTTCCTATAAGGAATTAATTCAGGATTCAAGCAGTATGGCCGGCGCTTTGATTAACCTGGGGATTGAAAAAGGGGACCGGGTCATCATTTATCTTGATAAATCAATAGTTTTCGTTGTTGCGCATCTTGCGCTCCAAAGGCTTGGAGCCGTTACGGTGCCCCTTAATCCGGGTTTTAAAAAAAATGAACTCTATTATTTTATTAAAGATACAGAGACCAAACTGATTCTGTGCGGTATCAGGCATGAAAAAATGATCAAGGAGATAGATCATGAAATAAAAACCCTGCTCCTAAACACTGCCATTCCTTACCAGGATCTGGATCTGTTCCGGCCGGCATCCATAATGCTTACAGATCCGAAACCTGAACCAGGGCCGGATGATCACGGGCTTATAATCTATACTTCGGGAACAACCGGCAAACCCAAGGGGGCCCTGCTCACCCAGCGCAACCTTATTCATGATGCCTGCAATATCATCAAAAAATGGGAAATATCCGAAACCGATGTTCTTTGTCATGCCCTGCCCCTTTTTCATGTGCATGGTCTCTGTTTCGCGCTTCATACCGCACTGGTCGCAGGCTCACATGTGCTGATTCCGGACGAATTCTCTCCCGACAATGTCATTAATCTGCTCTCCAAAAAAGAGGGCCGGCATGTTTGCTCGATTTTTATGGCCGTTCCTTCCATGTACGTGAAAATGATGGACTTTATAAGAAACAAGAGATACGATTTCAGCCATATGCGATTATGGACATCAGGTTCAGCGCCGCTGCCGGCAAAAGATTTTGAGAGGATAAAAGCTTTGTTCGGTCAGGAGCCGGTTGAGCGTGAGGGTATGTCTGAAACCGGCATGAATTTTTCCAATCCCCTGCACGGTACCAGGAAGCCTGGATCTATAGGGTTGCCCATGCCGGGGCTTGAAGTAAGGATTGTAAATCTTGAAACATTTAAAGATGTTTCACCTGGTGAAGAGGGCGAAATCTGGCTTAAGGGTCCTTCAATCACCCCTGGTTACTGGCGCAAACCCGACGAAACAGCACAAGCATTTGAAAAAGGCTGGTTCAGAACAGGTGATTTGGGTAGAATTGATAAAAACGGGTACTATTATCTAACAGATCGATGCAAACATATTATCATATCCGGAGGGGAAAATATCTCTCCCAAAGAGATAGAAGGAATTATAAACCTGCTGGAGGATGTCCTGGAGTCCTCGGTAATCGGCATGCCGGATGAAAAATGGGGTGAAAGAGTAATGGCTGCGGTTGTCGTAAAATCCGACACAAGCCTTGATGCCGGAACGATTCAGCAATTTTGCAGGAAACATTTCCATGACTGGAAATGCCCCAAGGAGATATTTTTTTTAAAAGAACTGCCTAAAAATGCCATGGGAAAAATTATGAAAGAAGAAATAAAAAAAATATACGCAAGGAGTAAAAAAATATGA